The following are encoded together in the Sinorhizobium terangae genome:
- a CDS encoding Flp family type IVb pilin: MKNLLVRFARNESGATAIEYGLIAGLISVVIIGVVTTIGTDLAAKFTSIANAL; this comes from the coding sequence ATGAAGAATCTTCTTGTCCGCTTTGCCCGCAACGAATCCGGCGCGACCGCGATCGAATATGGCCTGATTGCCGGTCTCATCTCCGTCGTCATTATCGGTGTGGTCACGACTATCGGCACTGACCTGGCTGCGAAGTTCACTTCCATCGCCAACGCGCTCTGA
- a CDS encoding CpaF family protein, whose product MFGKKSILEERVPETPAQAAAESEPQAAPAIVPAPRAVENPAAVKSEKAEQYYALKKEIFSALIATIDVAVLSTMDGEQARKEIGAIINDIVAAKKAGISLAEQNDLLNDICNDILGYGPLEPLLARDDIADIMVNGANQVFIEVAGRVQQTGIRFRDNEQLLNICQRIVSQVGRRVDESSPICDARLADGSRVNVIAPPLAIDGPSLTIRKFKKEKLTLDQLVRFGSISREGAEILKIIGRVRCNILISGGTGSGKTTLLNCLTGYIDDGERIITCEDAAELQLQQPHVVRLETRPPNIEGQGEITMRALVKNCLRMRPERIIVGEVRGPEAFDLLQAMNTGHDGSMGTLHANSPREALSRIEAMITMGGHSLPGKAIREMLVSSVDVIVQAARLRDGSRRITHITEVLGMEGDVITTQDLFVYEMVGEDEKGNIIGRHRSTGIGRPAFWDRARYFGEEARLAAALDAAELKAAA is encoded by the coding sequence ATGTTCGGCAAGAAATCCATCTTGGAGGAGCGAGTTCCTGAAACTCCGGCGCAGGCAGCGGCAGAAAGCGAACCGCAAGCCGCGCCGGCAATAGTCCCGGCTCCACGGGCGGTCGAAAATCCGGCCGCCGTGAAGTCAGAAAAAGCTGAACAATATTATGCTCTGAAGAAGGAAATCTTCAGCGCGCTCATCGCCACGATCGACGTGGCGGTGCTGTCGACCATGGATGGCGAGCAGGCGCGCAAGGAAATTGGCGCGATCATCAACGACATCGTCGCGGCGAAGAAGGCCGGCATTTCCCTGGCCGAGCAGAACGACCTTCTCAACGACATCTGCAACGACATTCTGGGCTACGGTCCTCTCGAGCCCTTGCTCGCACGCGACGACATCGCCGACATCATGGTGAATGGCGCGAACCAGGTCTTCATCGAAGTGGCCGGTCGGGTGCAGCAAACGGGTATTCGCTTCCGCGACAACGAACAGCTCCTGAACATCTGCCAGCGCATCGTCAGCCAGGTCGGCCGGCGCGTCGATGAGTCGAGCCCGATCTGCGACGCACGTCTGGCGGACGGTTCGCGCGTCAACGTCATCGCACCGCCGCTTGCCATCGATGGCCCCAGCCTGACGATCCGCAAATTCAAGAAGGAAAAACTGACGCTCGACCAGTTGGTGCGTTTCGGTTCGATCTCGCGCGAAGGCGCCGAGATCCTCAAGATCATCGGCCGCGTGCGCTGCAATATCCTTATCTCCGGCGGCACGGGCTCGGGAAAGACGACGCTGCTCAATTGCCTTACCGGCTATATCGACGACGGCGAACGCATCATCACCTGCGAAGACGCGGCAGAGCTGCAATTGCAGCAGCCGCACGTCGTACGCCTTGAAACCCGCCCGCCCAATATCGAAGGCCAAGGTGAAATCACGATGCGCGCGCTCGTCAAGAACTGCCTGCGCATGCGTCCGGAGCGGATCATCGTCGGCGAGGTGCGCGGGCCGGAGGCCTTCGATTTGCTTCAGGCGATGAACACCGGCCATGACGGTTCGATGGGAACGCTGCACGCCAACTCGCCGCGCGAGGCGCTCTCCCGCATCGAGGCGATGATCACCATGGGCGGGCATTCGCTGCCCGGCAAGGCAATTCGGGAGATGCTTGTTTCGTCCGTCGACGTGATCGTCCAGGCGGCACGCCTTCGTGATGGCTCCCGCCGCATCACCCACATCACCGAAGTGCTCGGCATGGAAGGCGACGTGATCACGACCCAGGACCTCTTCGTCTACGAAATGGTTGGTGAGGACGAAAAGGGCAACATCATCGGACGGCATCGCTCGACCGGGATCGGCCGCCCGGCATTTTGGGACCGCGCCCGCTATTTCGGTGAGGAGGCCCGTCTTGCCGCCGCCCTCGACGCAGCGGAATTGAAAGCGGCTGCATAG
- a CDS encoding TadE/TadG family type IV pilus assembly protein, producing MTSPRPGLRSLWRSEAGATAVEFALVCLPLLLLLLGVMEFGRVLYVRNDLSHAADIAARKVLIRQIARDAPDSEAQTKLESAVRESFHSGDSSRLQVVTGKETVDGIDFRVLSIQYPFTFVLPGLGESSFNLQLSRRIPIQ from the coding sequence ATGACGTCGCCTCGACCGGGCCTGCGGTCCCTGTGGCGCAGCGAAGCCGGCGCGACGGCGGTGGAATTCGCACTCGTGTGCCTGCCGCTGCTGCTGCTCCTTCTCGGCGTGATGGAATTTGGCCGCGTCCTTTACGTACGCAACGATCTCTCGCACGCCGCCGACATTGCTGCGCGCAAGGTGCTCATCCGGCAGATTGCCCGCGATGCCCCTGACAGCGAAGCGCAAACCAAGCTGGAGAGCGCGGTGCGAGAGAGTTTCCACAGCGGCGATTCCTCGCGGCTTCAAGTCGTCACCGGGAAGGAAACGGTGGACGGCATCGATTTTCGCGTTTTGTCGATCCAGTACCCCTTCACCTTCGTGCTGCCTGGATTGGGGGAAAGCTCTTTCAACCTTCAGCTTTCGCGGCGCATTCCGATCCAGTGA
- a CDS encoding AAA family ATPase translates to MKQLDNTTCETSPAASALPPIPKVDIAVFCRSEEVTQAVRVAASDRRMARATVTIKTGGISEATAHYGGVISPNLVVVENDDIEVRLMAALEGLAMECVTGTKVIVIGRSNDVGLYKKLMDAGVSDYLIAPLDPMDFVAAVHRCFRSPVEEKLGRIVAFVGAKGGTGSSTLAHNVAYAMSKRVDADVLLADLDLQSGTLDLNFDIEASQGMVDVLQSPDRLDEVLLRRLAVHHTDRLHLLPAPANLDKFVSLGEDEVDHLLGVARSSSWHLVVDLPHIWTGWTRKILLEADEIVITATPDLASMRNAKNLIDFLRRARPNDPLPRLVLNKTETPKLAEIKPKDFVAAVRLEESVSVPFDPKLFGAAANNGRLVIDQAPGSAAGGAIAALAWRVSGTRERRADRSGLKALLQSVLKRGKSNGPSALRKKAGELNASQAGASATEFALIAPVLALALVAMADVGFALYERMTIDHALRAGAQAAMADPGPTQVQKVMQSTLAKSALLANATVSAVKRYCACPEDTDVDPDTAPQCGTSLCANAAAPFIYYRLAATKSYQPMSLPEVLPTFELNSTMQVQVR, encoded by the coding sequence ATGAAACAGCTCGACAACACGACCTGCGAAACCTCCCCGGCGGCGTCGGCACTGCCGCCGATCCCGAAGGTCGACATCGCCGTCTTCTGCCGATCCGAGGAGGTGACGCAGGCAGTCCGTGTGGCGGCATCCGACCGTCGCATGGCGCGCGCCACTGTGACGATAAAGACCGGAGGAATAAGCGAAGCCACAGCGCACTACGGTGGCGTCATCTCGCCGAACCTCGTGGTCGTGGAAAACGATGACATCGAAGTCCGGCTGATGGCGGCGCTGGAGGGCCTAGCCATGGAGTGCGTCACGGGTACCAAGGTCATCGTAATAGGCCGTTCCAACGACGTCGGGCTCTATAAGAAGCTCATGGATGCCGGCGTGAGCGACTATCTCATCGCGCCGCTCGATCCCATGGATTTCGTCGCGGCAGTGCATCGCTGCTTTCGTAGCCCGGTCGAGGAGAAGCTCGGGCGTATTGTCGCCTTTGTCGGCGCCAAAGGCGGAACCGGATCCTCGACGCTCGCGCACAACGTTGCCTATGCAATGTCCAAGCGCGTGGATGCAGATGTGCTCTTGGCCGATCTCGACCTCCAATCCGGTACCCTGGACCTGAACTTCGATATCGAGGCGAGCCAGGGCATGGTCGATGTTCTGCAGAGCCCCGACCGCTTGGACGAGGTGCTGTTGCGCCGTCTCGCGGTGCACCATACGGATCGCCTGCATCTCCTGCCGGCGCCCGCGAACCTCGACAAGTTCGTCAGCCTCGGCGAGGACGAGGTCGACCACCTTCTCGGCGTCGCTCGCTCGAGTTCCTGGCATCTTGTCGTCGACCTCCCGCATATCTGGACCGGTTGGACGCGCAAGATCCTGCTCGAAGCGGATGAAATCGTCATTACGGCGACCCCGGATCTCGCCAGCATGCGCAATGCGAAGAACCTGATCGACTTCTTGAGGAGGGCGCGGCCGAACGATCCGCTGCCGAGGCTGGTGCTTAACAAGACCGAGACGCCGAAGCTTGCCGAGATCAAGCCGAAGGACTTCGTCGCTGCGGTCCGGCTCGAGGAGAGCGTGTCCGTTCCCTTCGATCCGAAGCTATTCGGTGCCGCGGCTAACAATGGCCGGTTGGTGATCGATCAGGCACCCGGGTCTGCGGCGGGCGGGGCAATCGCCGCCCTGGCGTGGCGCGTGAGCGGAACAAGGGAGAGACGAGCCGATCGGAGCGGGTTGAAGGCGCTGCTGCAATCGGTCCTCAAGCGCGGCAAATCGAATGGGCCATCGGCACTGCGCAAGAAAGCAGGCGAACTCAACGCGTCGCAGGCAGGCGCCTCGGCGACCGAATTTGCCCTCATAGCGCCGGTGCTCGCCCTCGCTCTTGTCGCAATGGCCGATGTCGGGTTTGCGCTTTACGAACGGATGACGATCGACCATGCGCTGCGCGCCGGCGCGCAAGCTGCCATGGCAGACCCCGGGCCGACGCAAGTCCAGAAGGTGATGCAGTCCACGTTGGCCAAAAGCGCGCTGCTGGCCAATGCCACCGTGTCAGCGGTGAAGCGCTACTGCGCCTGCCCGGAAGATACAGACGTCGATCCGGACACGGCGCCGCAATGCGGAACGAGCCTTTGCGCCAATGCAGCGGCGCCGTTCATCTACTACCGCTTGGCAGCGACGAAGAGCTATCAGCCTATGTCGCTGCCCGAGGTGCTCCCCACGTTTGAACTCAACTCCACCATGCAGGTGCAGGTCCGATGA
- the cpaB gene encoding Flp pilus assembly protein CpaB — MIRFAILLLALAAGGAASWLALGAADQPAVAAAQVQEAPSQEVLVASAELKRGTVLEDGHVRWQAWEGEIPPVFISRSSRPDAIASLAGSLALGDFVAGEPIRQDKVAQRGAGFLSSMLPSGKRAIAVRVTAESTAGGFILPNDHVDVVHTVARSGSGNEGDVVSRAILSNIRVLAVDQTVSEGADGTSVIGKTATLEADPQQIATIAAAEASGTVSLALRPLVDNHEPSVVETEGHRRGVVRVISGGRTSMIEVPSRSGGS; from the coding sequence CCTGCTCGCGCTGGCAGCTGGCGGCGCTGCCTCCTGGTTGGCGCTCGGCGCCGCAGACCAGCCGGCAGTCGCGGCCGCACAAGTGCAAGAAGCCCCTTCGCAGGAAGTGCTCGTCGCGTCTGCGGAGCTCAAGCGCGGGACGGTTCTGGAAGACGGTCATGTGCGGTGGCAGGCATGGGAGGGGGAGATCCCTCCTGTGTTCATCAGCCGCAGCTCGCGCCCGGATGCCATCGCATCTCTGGCGGGGTCGCTGGCCCTGGGCGACTTCGTTGCCGGAGAGCCTATCCGTCAAGACAAGGTCGCCCAGCGTGGCGCCGGCTTCCTTTCCAGCATGCTGCCTTCAGGGAAACGGGCGATAGCTGTCCGCGTGACTGCGGAAAGCACGGCCGGCGGGTTCATCCTGCCCAACGACCATGTCGACGTCGTCCATACCGTCGCTCGCTCGGGCTCGGGAAATGAGGGCGATGTCGTCAGCCGCGCCATCCTCTCCAACATACGCGTACTCGCGGTCGACCAGACGGTTTCGGAAGGGGCAGACGGGACCTCGGTCATCGGCAAGACCGCGACGCTCGAAGCGGATCCCCAGCAAATCGCAACGATCGCGGCGGCGGAAGCTTCCGGCACGGTCTCGCTCGCGCTCCGGCCGTTGGTCGACAATCACGAACCATCGGTCGTTGAGACCGAAGGACATCGTCGCGGCGTGGTCCGCGTCATCAGTGGCGGCCGGACCTCAATGATTGAAGTTCCCTCCCGCTCCGGCGGAAGCTGA
- a CDS encoding type II secretion system F family protein, with translation MSLGLYIPDPEQLSALMAGLSAFCAVVVVSWPYVFRDTLADRMKKVESERERIRQKERSRLGTEKSAASLRVEPKRLFQAIVDRFNLAKQAEDGEIVRKLNMAGYRGHAAITAFLAVRLIAPIVIFAAALLYILLIIRPEAPLPLVLGMAAGVGSLGYYAPAIFIKNRITKRQQAIRRSWPEALDLLLITVESGMGIESAFRKVGEEIGAQSPEIAEEILLTTAELSYLQDRRQAFENLGHRTGAEGVRAVVTSLIQAEKYGTPLGQALRVMAQENRDMRMSEAEKKAAALPPKLTVPMIVFFLPVLFAVIITPAAIQIMNM, from the coding sequence ATGAGTCTCGGCCTCTATATTCCCGATCCGGAACAGCTATCTGCGCTGATGGCAGGGCTCTCCGCCTTTTGCGCGGTCGTCGTCGTTTCCTGGCCCTATGTCTTTCGGGACACGTTGGCAGATCGTATGAAAAAGGTGGAGAGCGAACGCGAACGTATCCGCCAGAAAGAGCGTTCCCGGCTTGGCACCGAGAAGAGTGCAGCGTCGCTGCGCGTCGAGCCGAAACGGCTGTTCCAGGCGATCGTCGATCGCTTCAATCTTGCCAAGCAGGCGGAGGACGGCGAAATCGTCCGCAAACTGAACATGGCCGGCTATCGCGGCCACGCGGCGATCACGGCCTTTCTGGCGGTAAGGCTGATTGCGCCGATCGTGATCTTCGCAGCCGCACTGTTGTATATCCTGCTGATCATTCGCCCGGAGGCGCCGCTGCCTCTGGTCCTGGGCATGGCCGCCGGTGTCGGTTCGCTCGGCTATTACGCGCCGGCGATCTTCATCAAGAACAGGATCACCAAGCGGCAGCAGGCGATCCGCCGATCATGGCCGGAGGCGCTGGACCTCCTGTTGATCACCGTCGAATCCGGTATGGGCATCGAAAGCGCCTTCCGGAAAGTGGGCGAGGAGATCGGTGCGCAGTCACCGGAGATCGCGGAGGAAATCCTCCTCACCACGGCGGAGCTTTCCTACCTGCAGGACCGCCGGCAGGCCTTCGAGAACCTGGGGCACAGAACGGGCGCTGAGGGCGTGCGCGCGGTCGTGACCAGCCTTATCCAGGCGGAAAAATACGGCACGCCCCTCGGTCAGGCGCTCCGCGTGATGGCCCAGGAGAACCGAGACATGCGCATGAGCGAGGCGGAAAAAAAAGCGGCTGCCCTTCCGCCGAAGCTCACGGTGCCGATGATCGTCTTCTTCCTGCCTGTGCTCTTCGCCGTGATTATCACGCCGGCGGCGATCCAGATCATGAATATGTAG
- a CDS encoding chemotaxis protein CheB, with translation MTRILLATSTPGLEQLVNKAAGSDPAVELVGVARSGKDAVRITGKLLPDIVAVELRDNDTAETVREIMITAPTPVVMVSYQDGSQLGALSARALDAGALAVIPAPTASDASLEQAAIDKFLSTIKAMAQVKVVRQWRKKTSGDLPAEGAARPVASSPIGIVAIAASTGGPAAIRSILKDLPADFPAPILIVQHMSNGFIDGVAASLDSMVALKVKVGANGERLRPGTVYLAPDGHQLGVSGKSRLRVVDEAPIQGFKPSGSYLFGSIARSFRAESLAVILTGMGDDGTEGLRALHVAGGKVIAQDEKSSIVFGMPKSAISAGLVDFVLPVEEIARKITALAS, from the coding sequence ATGACACGTATTCTACTTGCGACGTCGACGCCCGGCCTTGAACAACTCGTCAACAAGGCGGCTGGGAGCGACCCTGCAGTGGAGCTCGTGGGTGTCGCAAGAAGCGGCAAGGACGCGGTAAGGATAACCGGCAAACTTTTGCCGGACATCGTCGCAGTGGAGCTCCGCGACAACGACACTGCCGAAACCGTCAGGGAGATCATGATCACCGCGCCGACGCCAGTCGTGATGGTGTCATATCAAGACGGTTCGCAATTGGGCGCCTTGTCCGCGCGCGCACTCGACGCGGGCGCGCTCGCGGTCATCCCGGCGCCGACCGCATCCGACGCGTCCCTCGAACAAGCTGCAATCGACAAATTCCTCTCCACGATCAAGGCCATGGCACAGGTCAAGGTCGTTCGCCAGTGGCGCAAGAAGACAAGCGGAGATCTGCCGGCCGAAGGCGCTGCGCGACCGGTCGCCAGCTCGCCGATCGGCATTGTGGCCATCGCCGCCTCCACCGGCGGGCCGGCAGCGATCCGTTCGATATTGAAGGACTTGCCCGCCGATTTTCCCGCGCCCATTCTCATCGTGCAGCATATGTCAAATGGCTTCATCGACGGTGTTGCCGCATCCCTCGATTCAATGGTTGCGCTTAAGGTGAAGGTTGGAGCGAACGGCGAACGACTGAGACCCGGGACCGTTTATCTCGCTCCGGATGGCCATCAGCTCGGCGTCTCGGGCAAATCGCGCCTGCGCGTCGTGGACGAGGCTCCCATCCAGGGTTTCAAGCCCTCGGGGTCCTATCTCTTCGGCTCGATCGCCCGCTCCTTCAGGGCTGAGTCCCTCGCGGTCATTCTGACGGGGATGGGCGATGACGGTACCGAGGGTCTTCGGGCGCTGCATGTGGCGGGCGGAAAGGTGATCGCTCAGGATGAGAAGAGCTCGATCGTCTTCGGAATGCCGAAATCGGCGATCAGCGCCGGTCTCGTCGATTTCGTCCTGCCGGTTGAAGAGATCGCGCGGAAGATTACCGCTCTCGCTAGCTAA
- a CDS encoding pilus assembly protein N-terminal domain-containing protein — MRIGAGWLVLAVATCAALGAAQAAENVPPAATTLQPTRQTEGVVKVIVDFARTLLLTRPASTLVIGNPGVAQATLSDDKTVILTGKAPGSTNLIVMGADGAEVANVIVDVVAAGGRLVTVDEGTGRTTYNCTSRCDPVQSGEQSAPQSQSTAPQSGEDANPTGAGSP, encoded by the coding sequence ATGCGCATCGGCGCCGGATGGCTTGTTCTAGCGGTCGCGACCTGCGCCGCCCTTGGCGCGGCGCAGGCTGCGGAAAATGTCCCCCCAGCGGCCACCACACTGCAGCCGACCCGCCAGACCGAGGGTGTCGTCAAGGTGATCGTGGATTTCGCCAGAACGCTCCTGCTGACCCGGCCCGCGAGCACGCTCGTCATTGGCAATCCGGGCGTCGCGCAGGCGACTCTCAGCGATGACAAAACTGTCATTCTAACCGGCAAGGCGCCCGGTTCGACAAACCTCATCGTCATGGGCGCGGATGGCGCCGAGGTCGCCAATGTCATCGTTGACGTAGTGGCCGCAGGCGGCCGCTTGGTCACCGTCGACGAGGGCACGGGTAGGACAACATATAACTGTACTAGTCGCTGCGATCCGGTTCAATCCGGCGAACAGAGCGCTCCGCAATCTCAGAGCACTGCGCCGCAGTCCGGTGAAGACGCCAATCCCACAGGCGCTGGCAGTCCTTGA
- a CDS encoding type II secretion system F family protein — MLSSLLLPAIVFLLASSSVAGVMVVAFYPRVVKASAYRHRFERIAAVPERQRGKRPEEDVRDRRRSVEKTLREIEAKHEANARKGRKPALAGRIRQAGLQWSTKTYSLISAAAALVTWGVMLFLGFGMLVAGGFAIAGGLLLPHVYVNAKRKSRFARFASEFPNAVDVIVRGLKAGLPMPDCLRVIAAEAQEPVKGEFVTIAQDQTLGIPVDEAVQRMCERIPLPEANFFAIVIAIQTRTGGSLAEALGNLSKVLRERKKMKAKIKAMSAEAKSSAGIIGALPFFVAGAVYLTSPDYMALLFTTLTGKLVLAGCGLWMSAGIFVMRKMINFDF; from the coding sequence ATGCTGTCTTCGCTACTGCTTCCCGCGATTGTCTTTCTGTTGGCGTCCAGCAGCGTTGCCGGCGTGATGGTCGTCGCCTTCTACCCCCGCGTGGTCAAGGCAAGCGCCTATCGCCACAGGTTCGAACGCATTGCTGCCGTGCCAGAACGTCAGCGGGGCAAGCGCCCGGAAGAGGATGTCCGCGACCGTCGGCGTTCGGTGGAAAAGACGTTGCGCGAGATCGAAGCCAAGCACGAGGCGAACGCCCGCAAGGGCCGCAAACCAGCCTTGGCGGGCAGGATACGCCAAGCCGGCCTGCAATGGTCGACGAAAACTTATTCTCTCATCAGCGCCGCTGCGGCTCTGGTCACCTGGGGCGTGATGCTCTTCCTGGGCTTTGGCATGCTGGTCGCTGGTGGGTTCGCGATAGCCGGTGGGTTGCTGCTGCCGCACGTCTATGTGAATGCGAAGCGCAAGTCGCGCTTTGCGCGTTTCGCTTCCGAGTTTCCGAATGCCGTCGATGTTATCGTGCGAGGGCTCAAAGCGGGCTTGCCCATGCCCGATTGCCTGAGGGTGATCGCAGCGGAAGCACAGGAGCCGGTCAAAGGCGAGTTCGTCACCATTGCACAGGACCAGACGCTCGGCATTCCGGTCGATGAAGCGGTGCAGCGCATGTGCGAACGGATACCGCTGCCCGAAGCCAATTTCTTTGCCATCGTCATCGCCATTCAAACGCGGACCGGCGGAAGCCTCGCCGAAGCGCTCGGAAACCTCTCCAAGGTGCTGCGGGAGCGGAAGAAGATGAAAGCCAAGATCAAGGCTATGAGCGCTGAGGCAAAGTCTTCCGCCGGCATCATCGGTGCGCTGCCGTTTTTCGTCGCCGGCGCCGTGTACCTGACGAGTCCGGATTACATGGCGCTGTTGTTCACCACGCTGACGGGCAAGCTCGTCCTTGCGGGTTGCGGGCTTTGGATGAGCGCGGGCATTTTCGTCATGCGCAAAATGATCAACTTCGACTTCTGA